A genomic segment from Neobacillus sp. YX16 encodes:
- a CDS encoding Dps family protein, whose product MATTTKTKSKNKTLTDTLNRQVANFSVLHMKLHHFHWYVKGENFFTLHVKFEELYKEAALHLDTIAERMLSQRLLPVATLTETLELTTLKEATGEESAQQMVQTLADDFEMICTELTEGISLAEENEDQPTADLLVHIRTSLEKHRWMFEAYLGG is encoded by the coding sequence ATGGCAACAACTACTAAAACAAAGTCAAAAAACAAAACTTTAACGGATACTCTCAACAGGCAGGTGGCGAACTTTTCCGTTCTTCATATGAAACTGCATCATTTCCACTGGTATGTAAAGGGCGAGAACTTTTTTACCCTGCACGTTAAATTTGAGGAACTATACAAGGAAGCTGCCTTACATCTTGATACGATTGCGGAAAGAATGCTGTCGCAACGGTTATTACCGGTGGCAACACTCACAGAGACCCTTGAGCTTACCACTCTAAAAGAAGCAACAGGGGAAGAAAGTGCGCAGCAAATGGTCCAAACACTGGCTGATGATTTTGAGATGATTTGTACGGAGCTGACAGAAGGGATCTCGCTTGCCGAGGAGAATGAGGATCAGCCGACTGCCGATTTACTCGTTCACATTCGTACCTCGTTAGAAAAGCATAGATGGATGTTTGAAGCATATCTAGGCGGGTAA
- a CDS encoding protein-glutamate O-methyltransferase CheR has translation MNETTKEFVKDINQLEPNELQEIEIKLLLEGLYQMYGYDFRSYVRGSIGRRILNRMKAERLPTITALLEKVLHEPGVLERLLNDFSIRMTEMYRDPSFFAAFRSEVVPLLRQLPEIRIWHAGCATGEEVYSMAILLQEEGLMEKTKIYATDMNEKALMAAQKGAFPLKKMQQYTKNYLKAGGKMAFSEYYTTDHQFAYFSPSLNENLTFAQHNLVSDSSFNEFHVILCRNVMIYFDNILQQQVHRLFYDSLADGGFIGLGSKESILGMPKGMNYAEFISSEKIYRKKLDV, from the coding sequence TTGAATGAAACAACCAAGGAGTTCGTAAAAGACATCAATCAGCTGGAGCCAAATGAACTTCAGGAAATAGAAATTAAATTACTGCTTGAGGGCTTGTACCAAATGTATGGCTATGACTTCCGAAGCTATGTCAGGGGCTCAATTGGCAGGAGGATTTTAAACCGGATGAAGGCGGAGAGGCTTCCGACCATCACGGCTTTATTGGAAAAAGTACTCCACGAACCGGGGGTTTTGGAGCGTCTTTTGAATGATTTTTCCATTCGGATGACGGAAATGTATCGAGATCCCAGCTTTTTTGCCGCCTTTCGAAGCGAAGTGGTGCCATTGCTTCGACAGCTTCCGGAAATCCGGATTTGGCATGCGGGCTGCGCGACGGGTGAGGAGGTTTATTCCATGGCGATCCTTTTGCAGGAGGAGGGCCTAATGGAAAAAACGAAAATCTACGCAACGGATATGAATGAAAAGGCCCTGATGGCTGCGCAAAAGGGAGCGTTTCCGCTTAAAAAGATGCAGCAATATACGAAAAATTACTTGAAAGCGGGTGGGAAAATGGCGTTTTCCGAGTACTATACCACGGACCATCAGTTTGCTTATTTTTCACCCAGCTTGAACGAGAATCTTACCTTTGCCCAGCACAATTTGGTGAGTGACAGCTCGTTTAATGAGTTTCATGTGATTTTATGCCGAAATGTGATGATCTATTTTGATAACATCCTGCAGCAGCAGGTTCATCGTCTGTTTTATGACAGCCTGGCGGACGGCGGTTTCATTGGACTGGGAAGTAAAGAATCAATATTAGGGATGCCAAAGGGAATGAACTACGCAGAATTTATTTCAAGTGAAAAGATCTATCGAAAAAAATTAGATGTCTGA
- a CDS encoding anti-sigma factor antagonist produces MKVNIEEHQNEKEILVSVTGEIDAYTAPKLREELLPLTEGKNKVITVNLKDVSYLDSTGLGVFVGMFKQLNKNEGELRLVELSDRLKRLFKITGLSHIMSISDKTEDGGR; encoded by the coding sequence ATGAAGGTAAATATTGAAGAACATCAGAATGAGAAGGAAATACTTGTGAGTGTTACCGGAGAAATCGATGCGTATACGGCACCAAAGCTTCGTGAGGAGTTACTGCCTCTTACGGAGGGGAAAAATAAAGTCATTACGGTGAATCTAAAGGATGTCTCCTACTTGGATAGTACCGGGCTTGGTGTGTTTGTAGGGATGTTTAAGCAACTGAACAAAAACGAGGGAGAACTTAGGCTGGTTGAGTTATCAGACCGCCTGAAGCGTCTGTTTAAGATTACCGGTTTAAGCCATATTATGAGTATTTCCGACAAAACAGAGGATGGGGGACGATGA
- the sigB gene encoding RNA polymerase sigma factor SigB, translating to MTKPPQTVKRTKEEIYALIQDFQENESETAQILLVEQYTNLIGSIARKYSKGRNLHEDIVQVGMIGLLSSIRRFDPSTGNHFEAYLVPMVIGEIKRFLRDKTWDVHVPRRIKETWPKLNGAVDELTNRYQRSPKIPEIAEHLGISEEEVLETMELGKGYQTASVDQTIETGSDGSGVTALDVIGSEDKGYEKIDQQLLLESVLHVLNEREKQIIQSTFIENKSQREVGELLGISQMHVSRMQKKAIEKLRKALARNPRQDCSI from the coding sequence ATGACAAAGCCACCTCAGACCGTGAAACGAACTAAAGAAGAAATATATGCGTTGATCCAGGATTTTCAGGAGAACGAGAGTGAAACCGCCCAAATTCTCTTAGTGGAACAGTACACCAATCTGATTGGGAGTATTGCGAGAAAATATTCAAAAGGCAGGAATTTGCATGAAGATATTGTCCAGGTAGGGATGATTGGATTATTGTCTAGCATCAGACGCTTCGACCCTAGCACCGGGAATCATTTTGAAGCCTATTTAGTTCCGATGGTGATTGGTGAAATCAAGCGTTTTTTAAGGGACAAGACGTGGGATGTACATGTACCAAGGCGGATAAAGGAAACATGGCCCAAATTGAATGGAGCCGTGGATGAGCTGACTAACCGCTATCAACGCTCACCTAAGATACCTGAAATAGCTGAGCATTTAGGGATTTCTGAAGAGGAAGTACTAGAAACAATGGAATTAGGAAAAGGGTATCAAACAGCTTCTGTGGACCAAACCATTGAAACCGGTTCCGATGGGAGTGGGGTTACTGCGTTAGATGTGATCGGGTCAGAAGATAAAGGATATGAAAAAATCGACCAGCAGCTGCTGCTCGAGAGCGTCCTTCATGTGTTGAACGAAAGGGAGAAGCAAATCATTCAGTCGACGTTTATCGAAAACAAAAGCCAACGCGAAGTGGGGGAGCTGCTAGGAATTTCGCAAATGCATGTCTCTCGTATGCAAAAAAAGGCGATTGAGAAGTTGCGTAAGGCTCTTGCCCGGAACCCGCGTCAGGATTGTTCCATCTAA
- a CDS encoding AI-2E family transporter, giving the protein MLQTKAFRFGYGLLLIFLIIFVAMKIDFIFRPVFLLVQTLFFPFLFAGVLFYLFRPLVNYLQLRNIPKILSILLIYLVSGLLIALLISLGRPVLKEQMKSFVDITPQIIEVIPDKLTELQQSKWINHLQENDSVDLDKASKAIKKSVSSSLSTIGTNLMNIIGVVASIVTVFATVPFILYYMLKEGEKAPQHILRLLPAKQQKNGRKIIADLDEALSSYIQGQILVSFCIGIMLFIGYLIIDLDYSLLIAIFAMFTNVIPFIGPILAITPAMIIAFIDSPIMVVKVLIVMIVVQQIEGHIISPQVMGKKLEIHPLTIISLLLAAGRIGGVLGLIIAVPMYAVIKVIAHHTYRLWKLRKDKSIEEKIIKGENKDETKSYNNAIF; this is encoded by the coding sequence ATGCTACAAACGAAGGCATTTCGATTTGGTTACGGTCTTTTGCTTATTTTTTTAATTATTTTTGTAGCAATGAAAATTGATTTTATTTTCCGACCTGTCTTTTTACTTGTCCAAACACTCTTTTTCCCCTTCTTGTTTGCCGGGGTGCTCTTTTACTTATTTCGCCCACTGGTGAATTATCTTCAGTTGAGAAATATTCCAAAGATACTTTCTATCCTGCTGATTTATTTAGTATCCGGTCTTTTAATCGCATTATTAATCTCTCTTGGCAGACCCGTTCTGAAAGAGCAAATGAAGAGTTTCGTTGATATCACACCTCAAATCATTGAGGTCATACCGGACAAATTGACTGAGCTGCAACAGAGTAAATGGATCAATCATTTACAAGAAAATGACAGTGTTGATTTAGACAAGGCTTCCAAAGCGATTAAAAAGTCGGTTTCGTCAAGTCTCTCTACTATTGGAACAAATTTAATGAATATTATCGGGGTAGTCGCAAGTATTGTAACGGTCTTTGCGACTGTTCCGTTTATTCTCTATTACATGTTAAAAGAAGGCGAAAAGGCGCCTCAGCATATTCTTCGTTTATTGCCAGCCAAGCAGCAGAAAAATGGACGAAAGATAATAGCAGATTTAGATGAAGCGCTCAGCTCTTATATCCAAGGCCAAATTCTTGTTAGTTTTTGTATAGGTATCATGCTCTTTATCGGTTATTTGATTATTGACCTTGACTACTCCCTTCTTATTGCGATTTTTGCAATGTTTACCAATGTCATCCCGTTTATCGGTCCAATCCTTGCGATTACTCCTGCAATGATTATTGCGTTTATTGATTCACCGATTATGGTGGTAAAAGTCCTCATTGTCATGATTGTCGTCCAACAGATTGAAGGACACATTATTTCACCTCAGGTGATGGGGAAAAAGTTAGAGATCCATCCGCTCACAATTATATCCTTATTACTTGCAGCAGGACGTATAGGAGGGGTTCTTGGGTTAATCATAGCGGTTCCTATGTATGCGGTCATAAAGGTGATTGCTCATCATACCTATCGGTTATGGAAGTTGAGAAAAGATAAATCAATAGAAGAAAAAATAATCAAGGGGGAAAACAAGGATGAAACGAAGTCATACAATAATGCAATTTTTTGA
- a CDS encoding TraR/DksA C4-type zinc finger protein translates to MLSKEELSYFKKKLLQLKEETIQMVEASQPLSFEDYGELTSYDNHFADTATQLEERERQSVLHDTANNLLEEVKEALERINTGSYGVCVDTGERISYERLKALPYAKRTVEAQKEQEKEKMASLPEDPSFLTPEEDVRGDKRIQTVDELISVHGNSSS, encoded by the coding sequence ATGTTATCAAAAGAAGAGCTGAGCTATTTTAAGAAAAAATTATTACAACTTAAAGAAGAAACGATTCAAATGGTAGAAGCCAGTCAGCCTTTGTCGTTCGAGGATTACGGAGAATTAACAAGCTATGATAATCATTTTGCGGATACGGCCACACAATTAGAAGAAAGAGAAAGACAAAGTGTTTTGCATGATACAGCAAACAATCTCCTCGAAGAAGTGAAGGAGGCTTTGGAGCGGATTAACACAGGATCTTATGGCGTTTGTGTCGATACAGGAGAACGCATTTCCTATGAAAGGCTTAAAGCCCTGCCGTATGCCAAACGAACGGTAGAAGCGCAAAAAGAGCAGGAGAAAGAGAAAATGGCTAGCCTTCCGGAGGATCCGTCATTTTTAACCCCGGAGGAAGATGTAAGAGGAGATAAGCGGATTCAAACCGTGGATGAACTGATAAGCGTGCATGGAAACTCATCGTCATAA
- a CDS encoding magnesium transporter CorA family protein produces the protein MERNINFDHWKWVQLKKDELNAVWEQETILSGWLSSVRKNQTNFVKVHGLIDGERVVNGSLIYRQNEDKEEDRQIFHFYITSNTLFTIDLEFTSFKQLSPEVMLRQLNKTENAVDGFLFLLGELVNDLLGEIDQFEESLHKLMWGVKKRNDMRILEHVFCQRHELLVCKNLLIPIQELKMAIEENDFPAVNNGDIFIRTCKRIDRAMVLLREYEQELDSMIHLEEVISSHRGNEIMKTLTVLTIIFTPIMALGALWGMNFKHMPELEWKYGYLVSIISIVLSTALLYGYLKSKGWTGDLLKGKKKGSFFH, from the coding sequence TTGGAGAGAAATATTAATTTTGACCACTGGAAATGGGTTCAATTAAAAAAGGATGAGCTAAATGCAGTATGGGAACAGGAGACCATACTTTCTGGCTGGCTGTCCTCTGTTCGAAAAAATCAAACCAACTTCGTGAAAGTGCATGGGTTGATAGATGGGGAAAGGGTCGTGAATGGGTCTCTTATTTATAGACAAAATGAGGATAAGGAAGAAGACCGTCAAATTTTTCATTTCTATATAACTTCAAATACATTATTTACGATTGATTTAGAGTTTACCTCTTTTAAACAACTGTCCCCAGAAGTGATGCTGCGGCAGCTTAATAAAACAGAGAATGCAGTAGATGGCTTTTTATTTTTGCTAGGAGAGCTGGTTAATGACTTACTGGGTGAGATTGACCAGTTCGAAGAGTCGCTCCATAAGCTGATGTGGGGTGTGAAAAAAAGGAATGATATGAGGATTTTAGAACATGTTTTTTGTCAGAGGCATGAGCTGTTGGTTTGTAAAAATCTCTTGATTCCAATCCAGGAGCTGAAAATGGCGATAGAGGAAAATGATTTTCCTGCCGTCAATAACGGAGATATTTTTATCCGAACATGTAAACGGATAGACCGGGCGATGGTTCTGCTAAGGGAGTATGAACAGGAGTTAGACTCGATGATTCATTTAGAAGAGGTCATATCGTCCCATCGGGGAAATGAAATTATGAAAACCTTAACGGTTCTGACGATTATTTTTACCCCTATTATGGCTTTAGGAGCGCTATGGGGAATGAATTTTAAACATATGCCGGAGCTCGAGTGGAAGTATGGTTACCTGGTTTCTATTATTTCGATTGTCTTGTCAACGGCTCTACTCTATGGCTACTTAAAGTCGAAGGGCTGGACAGGGGATCTTTTAAAAGGGAAAAAGAAAGGTTCATTTTTTCATTGA
- a CDS encoding CHASE3 domain-containing protein, with the protein MKGVHFNIHTKIITGYVFILVCLVVSLLIVMNRMSAMQEEVDFVSQHDIEVHNLANQIQKNVLDMETGMRGYVITGNEEYLEPYNTASRSWLDNFNKLHSLLANNGTQQRNLEEIKPLIMNYITSSAEYAVNHKRENNQTALDDFFNNNKGKKRTDELRTHFDTFLENQTNLTNKRVEQLNQDNNNLKMTLYGIILVVTLITIATAVFLSNSIVKTIKQVVRTIKSVTDSRELEVDLSTRIEVSTHDETRELAEAMNELLSNLEKQNWIQKSMAEISTMYQGMTDLTELTHAFITKLAPMLEAVYGVVYLRRNQGSEVRYVKEAGYAVVSKEGAAASFRLGEGLIGQAAMDKRIFLIDKLPEEHFKVASGLGHSSPRNLLVAPILVDGRVEAVVEFAAFQPFIAHHLTLLDLLQDKFGSAITNVAGRMEVERLLGESQVLTEELQAQSEELQAQSEELQMQQEQLRITNEYLEEQKHFAEQRAFDLKKAKDELEDYSRKLQMSSQYKTDFLANMSHELRTPLNSILILSQMLMENDEEMDSSEVKESSRVVYTAGSDLLRLIDDILDLSKIEAGKIEILTDEVNVTEIPQMMKSMFDPVAAKKNLTFEVHTAANVPSVITTDGQRLQQIWKNLLSNAFKFTEQGSVQVRIERAEPEKIEELLPGLDEEEMVLAISVTDTGIGIVQEKQQIIFEAFQQVDGTTNRQFGGTGLGLSICREFTRLLGGAITVQSEPEKGSTFTLYIPGRLEAAEYPLNFDQLALDEVAVSVSELAEDQQSISEETETVEVVEAEATDAQLFKGKKVLLVEDDRRNVYALVTALEKKGVKVQVAENGKRAIEFLQEQADFDLVFMDIMMPVMGGYEAMKVIRQDLEMERLPIIALTAKAMKGERDKCMEAGASDYIMKPLNINQLYSLMRVWLTEQVNVD; encoded by the coding sequence ATGAAGGGAGTACATTTCAACATTCACACGAAAATTATTACAGGCTATGTTTTCATTTTGGTTTGCTTAGTGGTCTCCCTGCTGATCGTCATGAATCGGATGTCGGCTATGCAGGAAGAAGTCGATTTCGTCTCGCAGCATGATATTGAGGTTCACAATTTGGCCAATCAGATTCAAAAGAATGTTCTCGATATGGAAACGGGCATGAGAGGGTATGTGATTACAGGCAATGAGGAGTACCTCGAGCCCTACAATACAGCTAGCCGGAGCTGGCTCGACAACTTCAACAAACTTCACTCCCTGCTTGCGAATAACGGGACGCAGCAACGAAATTTAGAGGAAATTAAACCGCTGATTATGAACTATATCACCAGTTCAGCAGAATATGCGGTTAATCATAAAAGGGAAAATAACCAGACTGCTTTGGACGACTTTTTTAATAATAACAAAGGTAAAAAAAGGACAGATGAGCTCCGGACGCACTTTGATACCTTTCTTGAAAATCAAACGAACCTAACAAATAAGCGTGTTGAGCAGCTGAATCAGGACAATAACAATCTAAAAATGACATTGTATGGCATCATCTTGGTGGTTACTCTGATTACAATTGCAACGGCTGTATTCCTGTCCAATTCGATTGTTAAAACGATTAAGCAGGTTGTCCGGACAATAAAAAGTGTTACGGATTCGAGAGAGTTAGAGGTTGACCTTTCCACAAGAATTGAGGTCAGTACTCATGATGAAACCCGCGAACTTGCGGAAGCGATGAACGAGCTTCTCAGCAATCTTGAGAAACAGAATTGGATTCAGAAAAGCATGGCTGAAATCTCGACCATGTATCAGGGGATGACGGATTTGACAGAATTGACGCATGCCTTTATCACCAAGCTTGCTCCTATGCTTGAAGCGGTTTACGGTGTCGTCTATTTGCGCAGGAATCAAGGCAGCGAAGTTCGTTATGTGAAAGAGGCCGGTTATGCCGTTGTCTCGAAAGAAGGGGCTGCGGCGAGTTTCCGCTTAGGAGAAGGGTTAATCGGCCAGGCAGCCATGGATAAAAGAATCTTCCTGATTGATAAGCTGCCAGAGGAACATTTTAAAGTCGCATCGGGGTTAGGTCATTCTTCTCCTCGAAATCTTTTGGTTGCACCGATTTTAGTGGATGGCAGGGTAGAAGCGGTGGTTGAGTTCGCGGCGTTTCAGCCGTTTATTGCTCATCATTTAACCTTATTGGATCTGCTTCAGGATAAGTTTGGTTCTGCCATTACAAATGTAGCTGGAAGGATGGAAGTAGAAAGGCTGCTCGGGGAATCACAGGTGTTAACCGAAGAGCTTCAGGCTCAATCTGAGGAACTTCAAGCCCAATCGGAAGAGCTGCAAATGCAGCAGGAACAGCTGCGGATTACCAATGAATATTTAGAAGAACAGAAGCATTTCGCTGAACAAAGGGCGTTTGACTTGAAAAAAGCAAAGGATGAACTGGAAGACTATTCAAGGAAACTGCAGATGAGCTCGCAGTATAAAACGGACTTTTTGGCGAATATGTCTCATGAGCTGCGCACGCCATTAAATAGTATTCTGATTCTTTCACAAATGCTGATGGAAAATGACGAGGAAATGGACAGCTCAGAAGTGAAGGAATCCTCCCGGGTCGTCTACACGGCCGGAAGCGATTTGCTGCGGCTGATTGATGATATCCTTGATTTATCAAAAATTGAAGCAGGTAAAATAGAAATTTTAACCGATGAAGTCAACGTGACGGAAATTCCACAAATGATGAAGAGCATGTTTGACCCCGTTGCAGCCAAAAAGAATCTAACCTTTGAGGTGCATACAGCTGCAAATGTACCTTCTGTGATCACGACAGACGGGCAGCGCTTGCAGCAAATTTGGAAGAATCTATTATCCAATGCCTTTAAGTTTACGGAACAGGGTTCTGTACAGGTAAGAATTGAACGGGCCGAACCCGAAAAGATTGAGGAGCTATTGCCTGGTCTGGATGAGGAGGAAATGGTGCTGGCCATCTCCGTGACTGATACAGGAATCGGAATTGTTCAGGAGAAGCAGCAAATTATCTTCGAAGCGTTCCAACAGGTGGATGGTACCACCAATCGGCAATTTGGCGGGACTGGTTTAGGGCTATCGATATGCCGTGAATTTACCCGTTTACTTGGAGGTGCGATTACCGTTCAAAGCGAGCCGGAAAAAGGGAGCACGTTTACCCTGTATATCCCTGGAAGACTGGAGGCAGCTGAATATCCTCTGAATTTTGATCAACTAGCGCTAGATGAGGTAGCAGTAAGTGTGAGCGAGTTGGCAGAGGACCAGCAATCGATTAGCGAAGAAACAGAAACGGTCGAGGTGGTGGAAGCAGAGGCTACTGATGCCCAGTTATTTAAAGGAAAGAAAGTGCTGTTGGTTGAAGATGACCGCCGCAATGTATATGCACTAGTCACCGCTCTTGAGAAAAAGGGTGTGAAGGTTCAAGTGGCAGAGAACGGCAAGCGAGCCATTGAATTTTTACAGGAACAAGCAGACTTTGACCTCGTTTTCATGGATATCATGATGCCGGTGATGGGGGGCTATGAAGCGATGAAGGTGATTAGGCAGGACTTGGAAATGGAAAGACTGCCGATTATTGCGCTGACGGCCAAGGCAATGAAAGGTGAACGGGACAAGTGTATGGAAGCAGGTGCTTCCGATTATATTATGAAACCATTAAATATCAATCAGTTATACTCGTTGATGCGGGTGTGGCTGACCGAGCAGGTGAATGTGGATTGA
- a CDS encoding fused response regulator/phosphatase, translated as MPMKIVIVDDNSTNLMIVEKILRKAGYGNLLKLSSAGELYQYLQLDAPNPSEVPVDLILMDMMMPEIDGIEACRTVLATERFSDLPIIFVTAMGDSNKMAEAMDVGALDYVLKPINKVELLARIRSVLRLKQEKDLRKERDRRIQYELDLARQVQRSMLSSPLKEKDISISSVYRPTFELAGDFYAWYQISPNQYGVILLDMMGHGISSSLVGMYIYSALKDTITGIVDPEKVLLELNRRMNQLHNPDSLMNYYFTAIYFVLDTKKQSIEYVNAGHPAGIAIVDQEVKLLTEGSCALGFFEDIEVTKGVISYRESARILLFTDGLSEWLEEKYEDATDKLIGALQAEDMQDPEALLHQLQPGWELVNPPKDDMCLVLISTNASS; from the coding sequence ATGCCAATGAAGATTGTCATCGTCGATGATAATAGTACGAATCTCATGATTGTGGAGAAAATCCTAAGGAAAGCAGGCTATGGTAATTTGCTTAAGCTCTCATCTGCAGGGGAGTTGTACCAATATTTACAGCTTGATGCACCTAATCCGAGTGAAGTACCGGTCGACTTAATTTTAATGGATATGATGATGCCGGAAATTGATGGAATTGAAGCCTGCAGGACGGTACTAGCCACTGAAAGGTTCTCCGACCTGCCTATTATTTTTGTTACGGCGATGGGAGATTCCAATAAAATGGCCGAGGCGATGGATGTGGGAGCCCTTGATTATGTGTTGAAACCGATTAATAAAGTTGAACTCCTCGCCCGGATTCGTTCCGTCCTGCGGTTAAAGCAAGAAAAAGATTTGCGGAAGGAACGGGACAGACGAATTCAGTATGAATTGGACCTAGCCAGGCAAGTGCAGCGAAGTATGCTTAGCAGCCCGCTAAAGGAAAAGGATATCAGCATTTCCTCTGTGTACAGGCCCACCTTTGAGCTTGCCGGCGACTTCTATGCCTGGTATCAGATTAGTCCGAATCAATATGGCGTAATTCTGCTTGATATGATGGGGCACGGGATTTCTTCCTCACTTGTCGGGATGTATATCTATTCCGCGTTAAAAGATACGATTACGGGAATCGTTGATCCGGAAAAGGTCCTGTTAGAGCTGAACAGGCGAATGAATCAGCTTCATAACCCTGATAGTTTAATGAACTACTATTTTACGGCGATTTACTTTGTCCTCGATACGAAAAAACAAAGTATTGAATATGTCAATGCGGGTCATCCCGCGGGAATTGCAATTGTGGATCAGGAAGTGAAGCTGTTAACAGAAGGGTCATGTGCTCTCGGCTTTTTTGAGGATATTGAAGTCACCAAAGGGGTCATTTCTTACCGCGAATCTGCGCGGATCCTGTTGTTTACGGATGGGCTATCAGAATGGCTGGAGGAAAAATATGAAGATGCAACAGATAAGCTGATTGGCGCTTTGCAAGCGGAGGATATGCAGGATCCTGAGGCGTTACTTCATCAACTGCAGCCAGGCTGGGAGCTCGTCAATCCCCCAAAAGACGATATGTGTCTCGTCTTGATTTCTACAAATGCCTCATCATAG
- the rsbW gene encoding anti-sigma B factor RsbW produces MKHVMDYVEMKIPAKPEYVGVIRLTISGIASTMGYTYEQIEDIKIAVSEACTNAVQHAYPDEEGGEVIVGFGIYEDKLETMVADSGQSFNFIQTKEELGPYTESSTVDQLTEGGLGLYLIETLMDEVRVSNTSGVTVFMVKYLGEERENHDKATSDRETN; encoded by the coding sequence ATGAAACACGTGATGGATTATGTTGAAATGAAGATTCCAGCCAAACCGGAGTATGTGGGTGTCATTCGATTAACAATTTCAGGAATAGCCAGCACCATGGGATATACATATGAGCAAATTGAGGATATAAAAATTGCCGTAAGTGAAGCCTGCACAAACGCGGTGCAGCATGCCTATCCGGATGAGGAAGGCGGAGAAGTCATTGTTGGCTTTGGTATTTACGAGGATAAGTTAGAAACGATGGTTGCTGACAGCGGTCAAAGCTTTAATTTTATACAGACAAAAGAAGAACTTGGCCCTTATACAGAATCAAGTACAGTCGATCAACTCACAGAGGGAGGGTTAGGTTTATATCTGATCGAAACGCTCATGGATGAAGTCCGTGTTTCGAATACGTCCGGAGTAACGGTCTTCATGGTGAAGTATCTAGGCGAGGAGCGTGAAAATCATGACAAAGCCACCTCAGACCGTGAAACGAACTAA